taatatatatatataatctatattacttttaataatgtGCTATATTATATGTCAGATATGTATAaattggcaaaataaaatatattattatggaATACAAATTTTTGATACAAATATAATGACAGctgtatatttataaacacaaaaccaacataaatatatatatactaatatttaCATTACAACATCCAAGTTATTTCAACTGTTGCTATTAATTTTGCATTAAtactcaattttttttactcaaTAGGTACTGACCCAATCCCTGAGGAACCAAGTCCACTGCAAGATGAGTTTTTTGAACTACAAAGGAAATATTCTCAGTTACAAACAGAGTATCAGCGAGTACTAGACCACAACAGAGAACTAAAAGATGAAATTCAAAAGAAGAAGTTTACGTTTAGTAACTTGGATAATGCCAAAATATCAGCTTTAACTGGCCTGTGCTCAGTGGCAGTGTTCATGTGGGTTTTATCTCTTGTAAGTTTATGTATTAAGAGAATAGGAAATGTAAGTCCTGGTGACCAGCTGTTGTTGGTATTAATGAAGCTGAGGTTGAACTTGACAAACCGAGACTTAGCATTGCGGTTCAACATATGCCCAACACAAGTATCAAAGATTTTAGGTCAGTGTTTACCAAGAAACTTAAATTTCTTATACAGTGGCCAGATAAAAATACAATACTGAAAAACTTGCCTAAAGCCTTCAAAAGAAACTATAAGAAGTGCAGAGTTGTCATTGATTGCGCAGAAATATTTCTTCAGAGACCATCAAATCTAGATGCTAGGGCCAAAACATGGAGTAACTATAAACACCATAATACCCTTAAGTTTTTAATTGGTATTACACCATATGGTTCTGTTAGTTTCTTGTCTGAATGCTGGGGTGGGAGAGTTAGCGACAAAGAAATTACTGAAAAATCTGGGTTTTATAACAAACTGGAATATGGAGACTTAGTCCTAGCAGATAGAGGTTTCCTTATTGAGGAAGAACTTGCAGTACATGGTGCATCTCTGGCAATTCCACCGTTCACAAGAGGCAAGAAACAGCTTTCTCAGCGAGAAATCGAATGTTCCAGGCGTTTATCTAGAGCCAGAATCCATGTTGAAAGGGCAATAGAAAGgataaaaaattatcaaattgtaAAACACACTATGCCAATATCATTGTCAAAACATGCTGATGATATCTTAACAATCTGTGGTGCACTGACAAACCTGATGCCGAAGCTTGTAAACTAAGCAATTAACATTTGAACAGTCATGATATTTGCTATTTACAAAGTAAttaattcagttttatttacatctgattgcaataaaatatagttataatgataatagaagTCCCATAATTCTGTGGATATGTCCATATGATATGTTCAACATTTACAACATGCCTCACACATCCATGCCCCCCTTGGTTTTCTGTCGAGACCAACACAACTGAAATGGAAGTATTTAATTTTGCACACTTCCCTTGAGCACTTCTGCACTTTCCCAAATCGTGGCCTCTTACATGTACAAATAGCAATATTCTCTTTTTCTTGTAGCTTGTGGCACAATATTTCTGGCACAACAGTGTGAAATGCAAAGtaactacatttttcaattaaagATTTCACAAAGTCTGGGTCATAGTTTACAGTTTTAACCGCAATGCCTTTTGTAGTGTACACTACGAAAtcacagaaaaataattttgtcaaatACATCTGGAATTGTACTTGTGTATAATACCTGTGATTCAACTTCAGGTCGAGGTTAGAATCAAGATAAAAATCTCTGTCTATTTCGGATATTTTACCAATTTCTATGTCCTTGTGCTTGTAGGAACACTTTACTTCCAGTAGGCCTATGCCATGGCAAAGACAGGTCCTAACTCCATCTGGGGATGCAGCAAATATGGGGCATGTGGCATCGATGACCAGACCACTGTCCTTTAATTCAAACTGGTTGTGATTCCTTTTCATAATTTCACAGTACAGCATTTTCGCTTTTGGTTCATTACTCAAGCCAAAACTGACTGCATCCATCTTTGAAATGTCAGTTTCATTATACTTCATGATTCGGTTGAGTAGCCCTTCTGTTGGTGTTGTGTCTCTCGTCTTGTCTTAATATCATGGGCAACTGTGGCTGTTATTCTTCCCTCTCTGTGTCGATGCCATAAAGCACTGTCTGCTTGTGACCGTGTCATTTTCTCCAGGTTGTCAATTTGGTGTTGCGTTGGCTTAAAATCTTTCATAAATCCTTCACACTTCTTTTGCAAGTCCTCCGGTGTGAGAATCGAATACTCCACCTCGTGGAATCTAGTAAGTAACTGAAAAAAAAGGAGATGGTATAAATAATAATGCTTGTATTAAATTGAAGTGATAATTAACAACATTGGTAATAGCAATTTaacaactacacacacacatatatatatatatagagacggAGAGACAGACCAACCAGgactagctctgccactcgccaaattcaccaaatgcgaattttatttcaattttgcgaaaaaatattgttataatttatattttgttggaaaatagctctaggttttgcatttttttagttaatttagcgatattttctgatcacccagagctagccaacacacacgtgtgtgtgtgtgtgtgtgtgtgtgtgtgtgtgtgtgtatatatatatacatagattatttttgtttactaaGCTTGATAATGCATTTTGACATAAATAACTATAGCATTAATGGTAAATCATAAACTAAACAATTTGAAGGtactttgttattaaaatgaaactcatcattacatagggctatttctcgtcccagctagtacaccacaactggcataccacaggctgtggtatgtgctatcctgtctgtgggatggtgcatataaaaaatcccttgctactaatggaaaaatgtagcaggtatcCTCTAAtactgaaaattaccaaatggttgacatccaacagccgatgattaataaatcagtgtgctctatttgtgtcgttaaaaaaccccaccttttaACTCATTACATACGTATACATTATAACCCACTGTATGTTGATGCTGCTTTCTGCTTTCATCTCCAAACACATCCATTCTTTCTGGATGCAGAATTATAATCTATTGAAAACTTACTTGTGGAATTTCTTCGTCTTCAGATGCAGTGTCTGTATCTGAATCATTTTTGGTGAGAACACACGCCTTCGGGAATATCTGTTTCAGCTGCCTCAGAGCTGCTCTCTCGTCCACTGGTTCAACTTCAATCTGTGGAGTTGTTCGCTTTCTGTTTAGGCTGCCTTTTTTGTGTCTACTGAAGTTGATTTCTcttaaaggctgtggtgtaacctacacatattaaaaatatagttatttacaaGACAATTTTTTAACAGGGCTCACATTGGAAAAAaatttggtttagccaattttcaaatatagagagtatttccttgaaaattattttaaaaatgttttaatttaaagaatattttattagccaaagactaaatgttgtagccactgtataaaaattagcaaaaaTGTAACCAAACTATAAAGTACATCTATTTGGTTAAAATATACCAACCAGTAAATGTTCACCATctatatattttcatgaatagctttatattaatcaatattacATTATGATTATGCAAAGTATAATGATATGCATTGTTAACACCTGTGATACAACTTGCACtggtcaaatatatatatgtaaataaagtattttatattaactattgcagtgttatacatgtattactgagATATTTAATCAGCTGCTAGTAAATATAACATGCCATACATACCTCTTTTCTATAAAATCTGTTCCAAACACAGGCTGTGCTTGTCCGTGATTGCTTGCTGAAACCAAGTTTAACACCTGCTTCTATCTTGAAAAGGACTGCAGCAATATGGCTGCATGCCTCTCCCAAACTGAAAGATCAATTGACCAataataaatttacctatatatgtatatgtgtgtgtgtgtgtgtgtgtgtatatatatatatatatatatatatacacacatgtatatataaagaaaaaaacaaagaagtgttttatttaacgacgcactcaacacattttatttacggttatatggcgtcagacatatggttaaggaccacacatattttgaggggaaacccgctgtctactctacatgggctactctttccgattagcagcaagggatcttttatttgtgcttcccacaggcaggataacacaaaccatggcctttgttaaaccagttacgaatcactggtcggtgcaagtggtttacacctacccttgcggagcactcactcagggtttggagtcggtatctggattaaaaatcccatgcctcgactgggatccgaacccagtacctaccagcctgtagaccgatggcctgccaccgaggccggtacatgtatatatttgacatatgATATATGTGTTTGCTAgatttgaagtttaataaatcCTTCTGGTTTTACCCTTGAAAAAACTATTGTGTCTGtagatgttaaaaataaatatataatataataaatcaaattataaaaacaaactagaCATTATTTGCAATTTCTCTCCTTATTGAAGATGTCAAATCCACCCCCCATATTTTAACAAAGCATGTGAAAACTGAACACAGATAATAGCAAAAGAATATTACCCGGCCATACAGGTGCAGTGTGCTGATATCACATATCCCTGTTTCTTGTCCAGACACACCCAGGGCTCGTGTGGTTTCTTGGTGACACTCTGTGATGGGGTAACACTTGCTTTTATGAAGCACACTGGACTATCTTCAGCGATCtcataaaacaaacatgtatgtacatggcCCGAAATGAAAAAATTGTAACCGTCTAGTGATTTGTAGGCCCTCGTCGCTTCCTTTGTGTAGATGCCGGGGGTGTTTACAAGGTAGTTGTACATGTCTGCATATTCCACTGGTGGCCATTTGTTCATGGCTTCTATCCACTGGTCCTGAGGAATATTATATGGATCAGGCAAAGATATTGTACCCTGGTGaactttcagttttgtttcATACCTTGATCTAGCTATACTATCGAGATTCAATACATATTGTGAAAGACTGACATTAGAAACGAGGCATAATAACATCTGAATCGCTACACTCTGCCATGCTGCGTGGTTACTTCTGCCAACCAGGCAGTGCGCATGCGCGGGAAATCAAcgatataaacaaaaacaagcaacgTTCGTATgtatggccatttggtttaccgtgaacgGCATAAACCAGTCgggcggacgtttttctgctcgatCTGGCTGAAAGCAGCCCATTACTTTTCGAAGATTGTTTATTCGTAAACAGCGCATGGGATTTTTTGCCGATGTATCTTGCGCATTTGgttcaatgtttgtatggatattACAGAAACACATTTCCACAACCGACACAAAAGATGTATTGATTAAAAAGAGCAGGTGATTCAAGGTTTGGAACATAATATCAGCGAACTAACAGATATGTCTGATGTATTACTAATTTTGGGAACACTTAATTACtgtctattgttattatgtaagaactgaacaaatattTTCCTTTCGGTTCTCTTCGTTGACAATTTGGTTCATAGAAATGGGCCAACAACCGCTTGGCTACAGGCCAGACTAGTCTCGATAAACCGCTATGTTTCGAACATGCATGGATTCGAATGCATGCTACGCCTTTGAAGCCAGTTTAAACTGAAGCTTGATGAccagactagtttttattttattatatatatatatatattttttttttaactcggTAATGTTTTACTCACTGATATTAttcggatgtttttttttaattgtttttattgagggattttattattattaaaatttgtttatccCACTGCCCACTTTCCTTTCTCCCCTTTGAATTCtgtctcatttcttcccgatctggcaactcctcctatctttcaacttctttcgctgtccacctccacatcccagtccttgtctctccaaccgcgacaggtgcttgtctcttgtggctatctgtgccacacacctgccattccccatcagcttttagctgtgggcttagtctgaccacttcgggcagtgttcagtagttacttctggcattgttaagaggcacttgtaaccacctactatgcacccctactaccggcggtcattagttagtgccgtgggtcagaccagctttattagcggcagaggacgaggatgccaggtgggtgcagggacatacacagagactgcacccgtggaggaagttgagacaggtaggcgatggtgtggacagctcagaaaacagggtcggaggaaactgacagaaagggtcgaaacagattgaaatcgtgggagaaattaggtttttttatattaagataatgagaatgataggcagagggtgatagatgaaaaagatgaaaaagatgaatgaatgtgtgagcctactttgacgggatttgaaccactgtcgaaATGTCTGATGTTTTATTTTGCGCGAATCCTGGCGCGAATCGGATTCGGAGATTCGCGCGAAATTTTAGCCCTGCAAATGTTAGCTTCCTGTGcataattttaattgtatctacaatattttaatattattttaaaggtctttcttttattattaagaTGGCTTAAAAGTAGTcatttaatgtcatattatgtTGTTAAGATATACATTTCACATTCGATGATGATTGTTTAAAAGACTATTACATGTTCTCTGGCACCCAAAATTACAGCATTCATAAAAGGTGTTGAAAATAGGGGGcctatacatacattttttaaatgcattaaacTTACAAGTAAATCAGAACTGAcgcaacacacaaacacacacgcgcacacgcacacgcacacgcacacgcacacgcacacgcacacgcacacgcacacgcacacacacacacacacacacacacacacacacacacacacactagaaaGCCCAAATAAAACGTTGCCTATTTTGTATACGTTTTTGACGTTACATAAACTGGTTGCAATACCGTGCACATACAACGTCGTTGCGGTTTTGTCTTTCCTTTCAAATTCCTACATGTAAAACTGAACGTCTAGGCAGTACCTGGAGACTGTCCCTACTTCGCAGCCACTTCGCAGCCATTGATAGGTACGTAACTATTTTAACGCGATCATATTccactggggtttcgaacacgcccatcccgaggtCCGACctcatgtttccgactaatattCTTTTTGACGAATagaattacatatttaaatacattttctagtttagaaaaaaaaaagacgtttGTGGAAAGGTGTTTTTCCCCCGACAGAAAACGTCTTGTGAGAAAAGGTGGGTGCATGTGCGGGTTTGGTAAAAACCGACATATGCGGTATTAAAaaaagggaaggaaatgttttattgaacgacgtactcaacacattttatttacggttatatggcgtcggacatatggttgaggaccacacatattgagggaggaaacccgctgtcgccacttcataggctactcttttcgattagcagcaagggatcttttatgtgcatcatcccatagacaggatagcacataccacggcctttgatgtgccagtcgtggtgcattggctggagcgagaaatagcccaatgggcccactgacggggatcgatctcaaaccgaccgcgcatcaagcgagcgatttgccactgggctatgtctcgcccctatGCGGTAATAACGTCTGTCCCTCATATAATTATGATTAAGAAAATCACCAATATCTTTTCCAACGTTCGAAATTATTGTAAGGTACAATCTGGTTTgggttactacaaacattagaacgacaACAAACATCTTCTTTatacaggaaggaaatgttttatttaacgacgaactcaacacattttattttacggttatatggcgtcagacatatggttaaggaccacacagagattgagataggaaacccgccgtcgctacttcatgggctactcttttcaattagctgcaagggatcttttgtacgcaccatcccacagacaagatagtacataccacggtcttcgatacgccaatcgtggtgcactggctggaacgagaaatagcccaatgggcccaccgacaggatcgatcccacaccgatcgcgcatcgagcgagcgctttacaactgggctacatcacgccccaCGAATGAGGGAGCAGACCGAATGTTTACGCTCAGTCTGTATAGATCAACTGTGAGATCAAAACTGGACTGTGTTCATTGTTTATGGGTCAGCAATTCGTACTTGCAAATCGTCGTTAAACTAAGAAAACCTCGTCTCTGCACGTTTGgcgtttctaataccacaaaatgttgttgttgttttttcttcatattttaaaaaacgcacgtgcgtctgagaaatgacagttatgaagtcgagttttacactattttttttaacgatATTTCACTGTTTCGACGTCAcagtttcactctcttgtaacgttatccaaatgtgttacagcttTGTAACTTACCCAAActtaagtgtccattttttacgagtctgcgcctttaaattaTGAACctgaaaaatatgtataatataccagTACATAAAATAAAAGGGTTAGCAGCAGTTAGGGTAGCAGACGACAACATACATGTGATATTCAATCACAACGAAAAACGTGTTTCAATACCATTGTGTAGGACAGGAGGATTAGTTATCAATTTAACTTTCAACTGGTGAAGAAGTTTTGTCCTGGcgggctcttgtgcccaggacaggcgtgcgctacagcagcttgctctgaatgtgcacgtaaaaccctatgacctgacctgacctgacctgacctgacctgatgaagaagtttttgtttaacgacaccattatggcacattgatttactaatcatcagctataggAAAGTGTGCTATAGGaaagtgttttgtttgattaaggaaggaaatagtttatttaacgacgcactcaacacgttttatttacggttatatggctttaccactgggctacatcccgccctcctCATTGATTGAAAACcctattttattgtacaaagaaaaagaaagaaatgttttatttaacgacgcactcaacacattttatttacggttatatggcgtcagacatatggttaaggaccacacagattttgagaagaaacccgctgtcgccactacatgggctactcttccgattagcagcaagggatcttttatttgcgcttcccacaggcaggatagcacaaaccatggcctttgttgaaccagttatggatcactggtcggtgcaactggtttacacctacccaatgagccttgcggagcactcactcagggtttggagtctgtatctggattaaaaatcccattcctcgactgggatccgaacccagtacctaccagcctgtagaccgatggcccaaccacgacgccaccgaggccggttggaaggaaggaaggaaatggtttatttaacgacgcactcacatTTCATTTaacgttatatggcgtcggattgTTTGATTGCATCTGTATagtcggggaggggggggggggggggagacgtcggtctaggatccatccccgtcggtggacccattagggtatttctcgttgcagccgtggtatgtactatcctgtctgtgggatggtgcacataaaatatcccttgctgctaatcgaaaaagagtagcccataaagtgacgacagcgggtttcctctctcaatatctgtgtggtccttaaccatatgtccgacaccatataaccggtaaatgaaatgtgtagagtgcgtcgttaaaagatttccttccttccttccttccttcctgtataGTCGGTACTAGCATGTTACAGGGAGCGCGatctaactcagtcggttgagtgctcgctcgaggtgcttgcgtcgcaggatcgaaccacctcgatggatccattcaactgattgttttttctcgttccaaccagtgcaccacgactggtcaacggcagtggtatatgctttcctgtttgtgggaaagtacatataaaagatcccttgctgcatgctgagagtcaaaatgtttgacataaaattaattaatcaatgtgctctagtggtgtcgttaaacaaagagagagagagagagagagagagagagagagagagagagagagagagagagagagagagagagagagagagagtatatatctcaaatttagatattttaatcgcctttcaactgggtgggtgggtgggctGACCTCTGTAGGGTCAAAGTTGACGGTGacggtgggggtgggtgggcagTGCCTTTGAtacaaaatatgttgagtgcgtcgttaaatgaaacgtttcttccttctttttgGAGATACCCATCGGCCGACGGCGTGTTCGGTGCTAGGATATtcttaatcattcattcatacatttattcCATTCAGACGAGTATGCAGGGGTAGGCTGGTTCTGGGGTCCGAAACCTTTCCTGTTCCAAgtgaatttctttcttttcttcttttcaactttttttttaatagattttCCGCGGCAGCATTACCtgacacccccacccacccctcaccACCACCCCGGAGACGCATACACACCCCGAATAATTTCCATGTACACGCGCCTTTATTTTGCAGCTTTTGAAAACTATATTTACTTTCGTGACCTAGATTCTTTCTAAGACCTCACGTCTCTCTTTGTGTTGCCTGTTGCACCACGCCTTAATCGACGAACGACGTTCTTCAGCTTAAATGGTTGTGACACgagatatttttagaatttattaTACATCTTAGGGATTATGGGTGTCGATATATCAGCATTCAGATCGTACATAATAAATCTGTacgacaaaataataataatataataataataataataataataataaaaataatctaatTAAAACCATATGCCAGCACGAGACAGAGTTGAAAGGGTATTTTGGGAGACTAGTGATTAGTTCCACGAGTCTTATCAGTATTCTATAGGatgggacgtaggccagtggtaaagcgctcgcttgatgcgcggtcagtctatgATCTATCCACaacggtgggccctttgggctatttctcgttccggccactgcatcacgaccggtatatcaaaagccgtggtatatgctgtcctgtctgtgggatggtgtatatttaaatatctcttgctactaatggaaaactgttgCGCGTTTCCACTATGATTATCCATGTCAGaaatgccaaatgtttgatattcaatagccaaAGATTTAtagatcagtgtgctctagtgatgtcgttaaacaaaacaaactatcggGATTGTCTTCGAAGCAAAGACGGTATTGTTTTCTCATTGGAAACgtgggattttttaataaacattttcctaccgacaggagagcacataccacggtcttatATTATACCAGTGTTGAATCGTAGAGCGCCGATTCGGACAAGGAAAAACGGGTCAACCGAAGCATCTAAACTGAGATGCATTTTTCgttctggggtgttgttaaaacatctATTCTGAGATACATCTATTCTGAGATACAGTTGTATGTACCGttaaaatacatgtgtaattaGGTAAATGTGTAGTGTATgtatttgattatttatttggTGTTGGGTAGGGGGTATCTTTATTTTGTTCTAGTTTTTGtcgtacatgtatgtgtattctaaatagttaaatacaaatattctcCAAACGCCACCTtcaaaggcgcagaccctagttttaccgtgtgaaaatggacagtaaGTTAAGTTAATCTGAACACCtgcaaaacaaagaaaatctGAAGATTGTGATGTTTAAACCTGAAAATATCgtctaaaatagactagagcctgtctggataaccattacttctcagacgaacgtgcgtttttagaattatgaaaaaagcattttgggttattacaaaaacctggatgaccagaaccacttcaggtgtacgaaaatgaatattctaaataataaaatgtaagtactcctaatttaaatgatcaaaaccGGCTTTAAGagtgaaaaatacgtcatagtgtttaaaaactaatctGTGTCCCTTTAACGCATGGACACTTTTGTCAGGCTCTATACACGCACGAAGAACATACGAACCGTATCGAACGATCCATCTCTATTCACTACCTTTCAGTGAGCTATTGGACTATAGGTATTTGTTTATTGATGGTAGTCGAGGCCGTGGGTAGACGGGAGTCGAAACCTTCCACATGTTACCCTGACCATGACACGACAACGGATTTGTTTTTAAGTATTGATCAGTAATATCATCAATGAAACACGTTGTCGTGTCTgagcatatatatacatatattatatacttctTTTACGGTCGGTAAAAAACGCGGATATGCACGGATAAACACGAACACGGACAGGAGTGAAGTGGATATTATAAAAggatacacacagaaacacGGTTGTCTACGGATGCAGGTACGTTCAGCTTCTGTGATCTTGTATAACAACAGGGAGGTTCCCAGCTTAAAATATTACTCTAGATTCGTAGAGAGACgtatataaaattaaagaacAGTATTAAACAGATACTCGACAACAACCGGAACGCGAACGGGTATGTGTGTACGtacacgtacgtacgtacgtacacacacacacacgcacacacgcacacacaattatatttattatagacatacacatagacacacacacacaacacacaacacacaacacacacacacacacacacacacacatattatagacatatacatacacatagacatacacacacacacacacatatattatagacagaca
Above is a genomic segment from Gigantopelta aegis isolate Gae_Host chromosome 7, Gae_host_genome, whole genome shotgun sequence containing:
- the LOC121376902 gene encoding uncharacterized protein LOC121376902, translated to MKRTCIEDKTKTWEPAEHDRVCSKHFITGRPVDDDDHPDYVPSIFIFSPVRESTPNKVSRYHRVKQRREVLQTLDEEIQQEQNRNDVANILMDLTHNICTTTFTDTGTDPIPEEPSPLQDEFFELQRKYSQLQTEYQRVLDHNRELKDEIQKKKFTFSNLDNAKISALTGLCSVAVFMWVLSLVSLCIKRIGNVSPGDQLLLVLMKLRLNLTNRDLALRFNICPTQVSKILGQCLPRNLNFLYSGQIKIQY
- the LOC121378088 gene encoding uncharacterized protein LOC121378088; translation: MLLCLVSNVSLSQYVLNLDSIARSRYETKLKVHQGTISLPDPYNIPQDQWIEAMNKWPPVEYADMYNYLVNTPGIYTKEATRAYKSLDGYNFFISGHVHTCLFYEIAEDSPVCFIKASVTPSQSVTKKPHEPWVCLDKKQGYVISAHCTCMAGLGEACSHIAAVLFKIEAGVKLGFSKQSRTSTACVWNRFYRKEVTPQPLREINFSRHKKGSLNRKRTTPQIEVEPVDERAALRQLKQIFPKACVLTKNDSDTDTASEDEEIPQLLTRFHEVEYSILTPEDLQKKCEGFMKDFKPTQHQIDNLEKMTRSQADSALWHRHREGRITATVAHDIKTRRETQHQQKGYSTES